A genomic window from Oceanobacillus timonensis includes:
- the gcvT gene encoding glycine cleavage system aminomethyltransferase GcvT, whose amino-acid sequence MGVLKRTPIFPAYERVAKTIDFGGWDLPVQFSSIKEEHEAVRTKAGLFDVSHMGEILVSGPGSGHFLQTVCTNDITKLVPNKAQYTMMCYENGGTVDDFIVYMLAENEYLLVVNAANTEKDFAWLQEKNKFTANVVIENISENLAQLALQGPKAEQILQKVVKEPLDDISFFRFKKDVVVEGIDGKAFISRTGYTGEDGFEIYLDSENGERLWNLLLETGKEEGIQPVGLGARDTLRFEAGLALYGQELSPDISPLEAGLGFAVKLNKGTDFIGKEALEQQANHGAARQLVGIEMIDKGIPRHGYAVYQDDKEIGFVTSGTQSPTQHKNIGFVLVQSAFTEIGTEMEIQVRKRRLRAKVVKTPFYQRNK is encoded by the coding sequence ATGGGGGTATTAAAACGTACGCCAATTTTTCCAGCTTATGAAAGGGTTGCCAAGACCATTGATTTCGGCGGATGGGATTTACCGGTTCAGTTTTCAAGTATTAAAGAGGAGCATGAAGCCGTTCGGACAAAAGCCGGGTTGTTTGATGTGTCGCATATGGGGGAGATTTTGGTAAGTGGACCAGGAAGCGGGCATTTTCTACAGACAGTATGCACAAATGATATTACCAAGCTTGTACCAAATAAGGCACAGTATACGATGATGTGCTATGAAAATGGCGGGACAGTCGATGATTTCATTGTCTATATGCTTGCGGAAAATGAATACTTGCTTGTTGTTAATGCAGCGAATACAGAAAAAGACTTTGCGTGGCTGCAGGAGAAAAATAAGTTTACTGCAAATGTCGTCATAGAAAATATTTCGGAAAATTTAGCACAATTAGCGTTGCAAGGACCAAAAGCGGAGCAGATTTTACAAAAAGTTGTAAAGGAACCACTTGATGATATCTCTTTCTTCCGTTTTAAAAAGGATGTGGTGGTGGAAGGGATAGATGGGAAAGCCTTCATTTCCAGAACAGGCTATACAGGGGAAGATGGTTTTGAAATTTATCTGGATTCAGAAAATGGCGAACGTTTATGGAATCTTTTATTAGAAACAGGAAAAGAGGAAGGAATACAGCCTGTCGGCTTAGGAGCAAGAGATACACTCCGGTTTGAAGCAGGGCTTGCTTTGTATGGGCAAGAGCTCTCACCTGATATTTCGCCATTGGAAGCTGGTTTAGGTTTTGCTGTAAAGCTGAATAAGGGTACCGATTTTATTGGGAAAGAAGCACTTGAACAACAAGCAAATCATGGGGCAGCGAGGCAGCTTGTTGGCATCGAGATGATAGATAAAGGCATTCCGAGACATGGTTATGCTGTGTATCAGGATGATAAAGAAATTGGATTTGTTACTTCCGGCACACAATCACCGACTCAACACAAAAATATTGGATTCGTGCTGGTTCAATCTGCATTCACAGAGATTGGAACAGAGATGGAAATTCAGGTCCGTAAACGCCGCTTAAGAGCAAAAGTAGTCAAGACACCATTCTATCAGCGTAACAAATAA